Proteins co-encoded in one Theileria equi strain WA chromosome 3, complete sequence genomic window:
- a CDS encoding membrane-associated calcium-binding protein, putative (encoded by transcript BEWA_006610A), with translation MNGGLSSLVFPLLLIGASAIYEESGTLGLTAHDVEARMADLFGFIDKNGDKKIDSDEVKEYSKHLLENVANRQLLTEMDSVDINKDGLCSMDELLTSFQDEVGEEDAEQHREALAKRFIAADKDGDGLLNLKELGLIINPGRDEILLQIEIQDVIKAHDTNGDGTISFEEYKAAKPGDNDDETVMTSDFKQFDKNGDGKLTPEELREVYKEEEANIALPVAEDIRRIIGEGDVTFEAWTKHAVGLAGTSVTDFGEVLRFPQDYGMPIKTESKEPEDATPEHSEL, from the exons ATGAACGGAGGTTTAAGTTCACTCGTATTTCCTTTGCTTTTGATTGGAGCCTCCGCAATCTATGAAGAGTCTGGCACGCTCGGCCTCACGGCTCACGATGTCGAAGCCAGAATGGCGGATCTCTTTGGTTTCATtgacaaaaatggagataagAAAATAGATTCCGATGAAGTAAAAGAGTATAGCAAACATCTACTCGAAAATGTCGCGAACCGCCAACTACTCACCGAAATGGACAGCGTTGACATCAACAAGGATGGACTAtgcagtatggatgaacTTTTGACGTCATTTCAGGATGAAGTtggtgaagaagatgcTGAACAACATCGTGAAGCACTCGCTAAAAGGTTTATAGCCGCAGACAAAGACGGTGATGGGCTCCTGAACTTGAAAGAACTAGGACTTATCATCAATCCCGGACGTGATGAAATCCTACTTCAAATTGAGATTCAGGATGTTATAAAG GCACATGATACTAATGGCGACGGAACAATCTCCTTTGAGGAATACAAAGCCGCAAAACCAG GAGACAATGATGACGAAACTGTTATGACCTCAGATTTCAAGCAGTTTGACAAAAACGGCGATGGAAAATTGACACCTGAAGAGCTCCGCGAAGTGTACAAGGAAGAGGAAGCCAACATAGCCCTTCCAGTCGCGGAAGATATCAGAAGAATAATAGGAGAGGGAGACGTAACATTTGAAGCATGGACTAAACATGCCGTTGGGCTTGCTGGTACATCCGTTACGGACTTTGGAGAAGTTTTACGTTTCCCCCAAGACTATGGCATGCCAATCAAAACCGAATCCAAAGAACCAGAGGATGCAACCCCTGAACATAGTGAATTGTAA
- a CDS encoding hypothetical protein (encoded by transcript BEWA_006620A), whose translation MASPNGNVSREGFIFGEFTAAIVALTLYMPNIVAAVISKHIAVALNIPKRNTGIYFSKLHSTMSLVSLGCSSIVYVLKWIISENNNSLALVTYFFVWLSRLMLFLIMFRSDNMGLWFYGFMVLSAFSMGLFQMTFFSLTVYHVTTVGLTFRLSRLFVWLLQVILDITIPSRPLLMVKIHLFMILFTSTVALCLWTYSCYKGLINAENGDISSKESVVPEKKWKCTNAVKRNKKLSLTHLAEPSIYQHLGNALSPLLMCFVPQVIRCFLYPSILPYSLLDRDLCHFTNMLITPISVLGACLVHCLKLYVPSIGRRWTWHWNIFWVLAIPMVGILVCILSALHGTDARLSKYCMDSIPAASTLVALLFSCSQILEALGYLGVAANVKHNGKMLNNGLKVVSTNQFIFLILNVISYKLSVGYCNTREKFVGSIPCYLPTNGMSLFSAFLFWFSGTVSNGYEDFLNEFNFNIREYV comes from the coding sequence ATGGCTTCCCCTAACGGGAATGTTAGCCGGGAGGGATTCATCTTTGGCGAATTTACAGCTGCGATAGTCGCATTAACACTGTATATGCCTAACATTGTTGCAGCTGTAATCAGCAAACACATAGCTGTAGCTCTAAACATACCGAAAAGGAATACAGGAATCTACTTTTCCAAGCTACACTCTACAATGTCTCTCGTATCCTTAGGATGCTCATCTATAGTATACGTGTTAAAATGGATTATATCTGAAAACAACAACTCTCTGGCGCTTGTAACATATTTCTTCGTCTGGTTATCCAGACTAATGCTATTTTTAATCATGTTTAGGTCCGATAATATGGGACTTTGGTTCTATGGGTTTATGGTTTTGTCCGCATTTTCAATGGGTTTATTTCAAATGACATTTTTCTCGCTCACCGTTTATCATGTTACTACGGTAGGCTTAACTTTCAGACTCTCGAGGCTTTTCGTTTGGTTGTTACAGGTCATTCTTGACATTACTATTCCTTCTAGACCACTTCTTATGGTTAAGATACACCTTTTTATGATACTATTTACTAGCACAGTTGCGCTGTGTTTATGGACATATTCTTGTTACAAAGGGCTAATTAATGCAGAAAATGGTGATATATCGAGTAAAGAGAGTGTTGTACCAGAAAAAAAGTGGAAATGCACAAATGCCGTgaagaggaacaagaaATTGTCGCTGACTCACTTGGCAGAACCGTCAATTTATCAACATCTTGGGAACGCACTCTCACCCTTGCTAATGTGCTTTGTCCCTCAGGTTATAAGATGTTTTTTATACCCAAGTATATTGCCATATTCCCTGCTCGATCGTGATCTTTGTCATTTCACAAATATGCTCATCACTCCCATATCGGTATTAGGCGCATGTCTCGTGCattgtttaaaattataTGTTCCATCTATTGGACGGCGTTGGACCTGGCActggaatattttttggGTACTCGCAATTCCTATGGTTGGTATTTTGGTGTGTATACTTTCGGCGCTTCACGGTACAGACGCTCGACTATCTAAGTATTGCATGGACTCCATTCCTGCTGCTTCCACCTTAGTTGCCTTATTATTCTCCTGCTCCCAAATTTTGGAAGCTCTTGGTTATCTCGGCGTTGCTGCAAACGTGAAACATAATGGGAAGATGCTTAACAACGGATTAAAGGTTGTGTCTACAAACCAGTTTATCTTCCTCATACTGAATGTCATTTCTTACAAACTATCTGTGGGATATTGTAACACAAGGGAGAAGTTTGTAGGTTCAATTCCGTGTTACCTTCCAACAAATGGAATGAGCCTTTTCTCGGCCTTTTTGTTCTGGTTCTCAGGTACTGTCAGTAATGGATATGAAGACTTTCTCAATGAGTTTAACTTTAATATTAGAGAATATGTGTAG